A DNA window from Xiphias gladius isolate SHS-SW01 ecotype Sanya breed wild chromosome 3, ASM1685928v1, whole genome shotgun sequence contains the following coding sequences:
- the mrps7 gene encoding 28S ribosomal protein S7, mitochondrial, whose product MAASLSGLLKPWTPRVFLVRWSRYNPYYLEPEVRKEAYSRPEAELTAEEKEQRQLKVLRPIKAANNGVTSSVFNDPVLSKFINMMMKHGNKILAREIMTQTLENIKRKQVEKYHKAPEGKKEEIECNPYTIFHQALENCKPVVGLASIQKGGKYYQVPIPLTDNRRRFLAMKWMITECRDSKHRRTHMYEKLSQEVMAASVKEGNVIKKKHELHKMAEANRAYAHYRWW is encoded by the exons AGTGTTCCTGGTGAGATGGAGCAGGTATAATCCATACTACCTGGAGCCAGAGGTCAGGAAGGAGGCGTACAGCAGACCAGAGGCAGAGCTGACTGCTGAGGAGAAGGAGCAGCGGCAGCTCAAAGTGCTACGACCCATCAAGGCAGCAAACAATGGAGTCACCAGCTCTGTTTTCAACGACCCAGTCCTCAG tAAATTCATCAACATGATGATGAAACACGGAAACAAGATTTTGGCCAGAGAGATCATGACGCAA ACACTGGAGAACATAAAGaggaaacaggtggaaaaatATCACAAAGCTCCAGAGGGGAAGAAGGAAGAGATCGAGTGTAACCCCTACACCATCTTTCACCAGGCTCTGGAGAACTGCAAGCCTGTTGTTGGGCTGGCCAGCATACAGAAGGGTGGGAAGTACTATCAG GTGCCAATCCCTCTTACTGACAACCGACGTCGCTTCCTCGCCATGAAATGGATGATCACAGAGTGCAGGGACAGCAAACACAGACGCACGCACATGTATGAAAAACTTTCCCAGGAAGTGATGGCAGCCTCCGTCAAGGAGGGCAATGTTATCAAGAAGAAACATGAGCTGCACAAGATGGCCGAGGCCAACAGAGCCTACGCCCACTACCGCTGGTGGTAG